GCGTCCCGGGGACGCCTTTTTTGAAAATACGGCCGAATACGAATATTGCCACACCTCTGCGCCCAGTCCATGCCATGGTTTCGATCCGTCGATCGTATCCGTCCATTCATTGACATACTCCGAATCCGGTGAAACGAGACGCCATTTTCTTTCGTATTCGGTTTCGGGCACATTCAGTACGGTAATCAATAATTGCAGTTTTCTGTCTTTACTCTCTCCCCGTTTTGCATACGTTTCCCTCACGGAAACGAAAGGCAGTTTTTTACGATTTTCAGGATAATACAAACCGCAATCGGTGATAACCAAAGGAGAATCGTACGGCGGCTGCGCTGACCATCTCGAGACGATGGGATTAATCGGTCCCGAGAATGGGTCGACCGATACACCGTTCTCGCGCCACTCGAAATGAAGATGGGGCCAGGTCGAATTTCCCGAACTTCCCAGGAGTCCGATTTGTTGTCCCGTCGACACATGCTCTCCTTTTTTGACGCATACGGAACCCTTCCTCAAGTGATTGTAATAGCTTTCGCGTCCCCCGCCGTGATCGATGAGGACGAAATTACCCTGTACCCCTTTTTTGACCGAGTTTTCCCTGTCGAAAACACCGTCCAGGACATCGGATACCACACCGTCAGCAACGGCGACTACGGCAATACCCACGTCCTGGTCTTCGAATCCCGCAGGTCCGAAATCACTCCCGATATGTCCGTCATATGTATTGTCTCCCCCCATATAATCCAGGATGTTGTTTTTTCCGAGACCGTATGAGGAAAAGGTCGTCGCCTGTTTCGGGTCATGGTCGTAGAAGGCCATCATTCTGATGGTGTCCGTTCCGGGAATACAGGCACATGGGAAAATGCGTATCGGTCCGCCGCCGTCATCGGGGAAAAGCGGTATGACGGGGAGTAACGCGATTGCGATCGATATTGCCCGAAAAAACACGATCCTGTTTCGTTTCACTGTCGCATTCCTTTCTTCACGTTCAAAGTATAGGGTAAGTGAGGGGAAAATGCCAGCTGCCGAGGCAAAAACACAGGAAACAGCCGCTTGTTTTTCGAAAAATGAAAATGCCCGCCGCCGTTCGACGAATGGCCTTCCATGGCGGATTTATTCCGAATATAAAACCGGAGATGATATACCCTGTTGACAGAGAAGACAATCGTCGCATGAACGGCTTGTAAATATGGATACCTCTTCAGTATCCGAGAAATTCCAGAAACGAACGGGTAAAAATATAATCAGGAAGCGGGCTTTTGACTATCTTTTCCGGGAAGAGAAGGGTTTTTATATCGGGGTTTTCTCCGCGGACGACCACGATTTCCGTCGGAATATACCATTGATCGTTCCGTTCCCATTTCCGCAGCCATCTCGTCCTGACAAGATGATTTTCATGATCATAGCACTCCTCCCGCATTGGGAGCAGTTCGGGCTCGGCCACACGGACCCTCAAC
The Spirochaetales bacterium genome window above contains:
- a CDS encoding M23 family metallopeptidase codes for the protein MKRNRIVFFRAISIAIALLPVIPLFPDDGGGPIRIFPCACIPGTDTIRMMAFYDHDPKQATTFSSYGLGKNNILDYMGGDNTYDGHIGSDFGPAGFEDQDVGIAVVAVADGVVSDVLDGVFDRENSVKKGVQGNFVLIDHGGGRESYYNHLRKGSVCVKKGEHVSTGQQIGLLGSSGNSTWPHLHFEWRENGVSVDPFSGPINPIVSRWSAQPPYDSPLVITDCGLYYPENRKKLPFVSVRETYAKRGESKDRKLQLLITVLNVPETEYERKWRLVSPDSEYVNEWTDTIDGSKPWHGLGAEVWQYSYSAVFSKKASPGRWRMEIYHDGQLAKRCFFTVDDEKPSNSPPAPPKGVKLAPPSPEKDGPVACVVDASIDYPDPDMDKICYRYEWLVDGRLVRNATSVTRLDYCPAHLATGAKTLTCKVYTSDGRLESEAVESSLNDKE